A DNA window from Flavisolibacter ginsenosidimutans contains the following coding sequences:
- the kdsB gene encoding 3-deoxy-manno-octulosonate cytidylyltransferase: MKSIALIPARYGATRFKGKLMAELKGKSVIRHTYDATVATGLFDEVIVATDSEIIFNEIVSHGGKAVMTTGEHESGTDRIAEAAQNLQADVIVNVQGDTPFVKKEPLEKLLEQFEHPSVQVGSLMQVLNDETLIADPNYVKVCVDKHMNALFFSRSVIPYPRNKAIPITYYEHIGVYAFRKQALIDFTTWPVSPLEDAEKVECLRFLENGVPMRMVVTDFMGVEIDTPEDLARAEELL; encoded by the coding sequence ATGAAATCTATCGCACTCATTCCCGCACGATACGGAGCCACACGGTTCAAAGGAAAGTTGATGGCCGAATTGAAAGGCAAATCCGTCATCCGGCACACGTACGATGCCACGGTTGCCACGGGTTTGTTTGACGAAGTGATTGTGGCTACGGACAGCGAGATCATCTTCAATGAAATTGTTTCGCATGGAGGCAAAGCGGTAATGACAACCGGTGAACACGAAAGCGGCACCGACCGCATTGCCGAAGCCGCGCAAAACCTGCAAGCCGACGTGATTGTGAACGTGCAGGGCGATACGCCTTTTGTAAAAAAAGAACCGTTGGAAAAATTGCTCGAACAATTTGAGCATCCATCCGTACAAGTAGGTTCGTTAATGCAAGTGTTGAACGATGAAACACTGATAGCCGATCCGAATTATGTGAAGGTTTGCGTGGACAAGCACATGAACGCACTTTTCTTCAGCCGCAGCGTGATTCCTTATCCGCGAAACAAGGCCATTCCCATCACCTATTACGAACACATCGGTGTGTATGCTTTTCGCAAGCAAGCCTTGATTGATTTTACTACCTGGCCTGTTTCGCCGCTGGAAGACGCGGAGAAAGTAGAGTGCCTTCGCTTTCTCGAAAACGGCGTGCCCATGCGCATGGTGGTGACAGATTTTATGGGCGTGGAAATTGACACGCCGGAAGATTTGGCAAGAGCCGAAGAATTATTGTAA
- the murI gene encoding glutamate racemase, which produces MNSPIGVFDSGYGGLTVLREFVNKLPQYDYLYLGDNARSPYGTRSFETVYRYTLQCVEWLLKQNCPLIILACNTASAKALRSIQQNDLQRLSPTARVLGVIRPTTEIIGKHTTTNSIGILATNGTVQSGSYQIEIEKFFPGVKIEQEACPMWVPLVENNEHQTEGADYFVKKHLDNILDRNKNIDTLLLACTHYPLLKEKIEKYLPNNVKLLSQGEIVAHSLDDYLQRHPEIESRISKEGKLNFYTTDSAQDFNTKASIFFGEATEALHVDLQV; this is translated from the coding sequence TTGAACTCTCCCATCGGTGTTTTTGATTCGGGCTACGGCGGGCTTACGGTGTTGCGTGAATTTGTGAACAAACTGCCGCAATACGATTATCTCTACCTCGGCGACAATGCCCGTTCGCCTTACGGCACGCGAAGTTTTGAAACCGTTTATCGTTATACACTTCAATGCGTGGAGTGGTTGCTCAAACAAAACTGCCCGCTGATTATTCTTGCCTGCAACACCGCGTCGGCAAAGGCTTTGCGCAGCATTCAGCAAAACGATTTGCAACGATTGAGCCCCACCGCAAGAGTGCTCGGCGTCATTCGTCCCACCACGGAAATCATCGGCAAGCACACAACTACCAACAGCATCGGCATACTGGCAACAAACGGCACGGTGCAATCGGGCTCGTATCAAATTGAGATTGAAAAATTCTTTCCCGGCGTGAAGATTGAACAGGAAGCTTGTCCCATGTGGGTGCCACTTGTAGAGAACAACGAGCATCAAACCGAAGGCGCCGATTACTTTGTCAAAAAACATCTTGACAACATCTTAGACCGAAACAAAAACATTGATACCCTCTTGCTTGCTTGCACGCATTATCCCTTGCTAAAAGAAAAGATTGAAAAGTATCTACCCAACAACGTGAAGCTTCTTTCGCAAGGTGAGATCGTAGCGCACAGCCTCGACGATTACCTGCAGCGCCATCCCGAAATAGAAAGCCGTATTTCGAAAGAAGGCAAACTAAATTTTTACACCACCGATTCCGCCCAAGATTTCAACACCAAAGCTTCTATCTTTTTTGGCGAAGCAACCGAAGCTCTGCACGTAGATTTGCAGGTGTAA
- a CDS encoding O-acetyl-ADP-ribose deacetylase, translating to MQDKVEVTKGDITRMKVDAIVNAANSSLMGGGGVDGAIHRAGGPAILEECKKIVARQGGCKTGEAVITTAGNLPAKFVIHTVGPVWNGGNRNERILLANAYRNSLQLAVDNNCKTVAFPAISTGVYGFPKAAAATIAVQAVNEFLANERAIDKVIFVCFDEENFRLIQSEVQKISS from the coding sequence ATGCAAGACAAAGTAGAAGTAACAAAAGGAGATATAACCCGGATGAAAGTTGACGCAATTGTAAACGCGGCCAATTCATCGCTGATGGGCGGTGGCGGCGTTGACGGCGCCATTCACCGTGCCGGCGGCCCGGCCATTTTGGAAGAATGCAAAAAGATTGTTGCGCGGCAAGGCGGTTGCAAAACCGGCGAAGCGGTGATCACAACCGCGGGAAATCTGCCCGCAAAATTTGTCATTCATACCGTTGGTCCGGTTTGGAACGGCGGCAATAGAAACGAAAGAATTTTGCTTGCAAATGCTTATCGAAACTCCTTGCAATTAGCGGTTGACAACAATTGTAAAACTGTTGCTTTCCCGGCCATCAGCACTGGCGTTTACGGCTTTCCAAAAGCCGCTGCCGCAACGATTGCCGTGCAAGCGGTGAACGAATTTTTGGCCAACGAAAGAGCGATAGACAAAGTAATTTTTGTTTGCTTCGACGAAGAAAATTTCCGGCTGATTCAATCAGAGGTTCAAAAGATTTCTTCTTAA
- a CDS encoding glycosyltransferase family 4 protein, translated as MVIAVNTRFLLPGKLEGFGYFTKEVLQPLTAKHPEHQFHFFFDRPFDKSYLFSSNVQGHVLSPPARHPLLWKYWFDVKVPQLLKKVKADVFLSPDGQCSLTTKVPQVLVVHDLGFLHHPESYQTSHLRYYKHYTPKFINKAKRVITVSEFSKQDIVQQYKVSEEKISVVHNGVKDIFAPIYFDEQTAVKEKHTGGLEYFLYAGAIQPRKNLINLLKAFSVFKRRLQSSMKLVLAGRLAWKNDEFLSLLKTYKYKDDVVLTGYLEEGELAKLMASAYAFVYPSLFEGFGLPVMEAMKCGVPVLTSKASSMEEISEGTAMVFDPQNVDEIADALMRIYKDEVGRKLLIEKGKIVAEKYSWEKTAEGVWEELLKAVSNR; from the coding sequence ATGGTTATTGCGGTGAACACAAGGTTTCTGCTGCCGGGTAAACTGGAGGGTTTTGGCTATTTTACCAAAGAAGTGTTGCAGCCGCTAACGGCAAAGCATCCCGAACACCAATTCCATTTTTTCTTTGACCGGCCTTTTGACAAGAGCTATCTTTTTTCAAGCAACGTGCAAGGGCATGTTCTATCTCCGCCGGCTCGCCATCCCCTGCTTTGGAAATACTGGTTTGATGTGAAGGTGCCGCAGCTTTTAAAAAAGGTAAAAGCCGATGTCTTTCTTTCACCCGACGGGCAATGTTCATTAACCACCAAAGTGCCGCAGGTTTTGGTGGTGCACGACCTGGGCTTTTTGCATCATCCCGAAAGTTATCAAACCAGTCATCTTCGTTATTACAAACATTACACACCCAAGTTTATTAATAAGGCAAAAAGGGTGATAACCGTTTCGGAATTTTCGAAGCAGGACATCGTTCAGCAATACAAAGTCAGTGAAGAAAAAATCAGTGTGGTGCACAACGGCGTGAAGGACATTTTTGCGCCAATATATTTTGACGAACAAACAGCCGTAAAAGAAAAGCACACCGGCGGGCTTGAATATTTTTTATACGCCGGCGCCATTCAGCCGCGCAAAAACTTAATTAATCTTCTCAAAGCCTTTTCTGTTTTTAAACGGCGGTTACAAAGCTCCATGAAGCTGGTGCTTGCCGGAAGATTGGCCTGGAAGAACGACGAATTTTTGTCCTTGCTCAAAACCTACAAATACAAAGACGACGTGGTGCTCACCGGTTATTTAGAAGAAGGCGAACTCGCTAAGCTAATGGCGTCTGCCTATGCTTTTGTTTATCCTTCCTTGTTTGAAGGTTTTGGCTTGCCGGTGATGGAAGCGATGAAATGCGGCGTGCCGGTGCTCACCTCAAAAGCATCTTCCATGGAAGAAATCAGCGAAGGCACGGCGATGGTTTTTGACCCGCAGAACGTAGATGAAATAGCCGATGCCTTAATGCGGATTTACAAAGATGAAGTAGGAAGGAAACTGTTGATTGAAAAAGGAAAGATCGTTGCGGAAAAGTATAGTTGGGAGAAGACAGCGGAGGGTGTTTGGGAGGAATTACTGAAAGCAGTAAGTAACCGTTGA
- a CDS encoding sterol desaturase family protein, with protein sequence MENVLDYFKTLEQHPVQRLLFLVGGLLFFWILEGAVPLLEPHYKKNKTRHAVVNFSFTVMHLVIQTGIAVLIVLLADWCQRQNIGLVHWVHANLLMTIVLSFFVYDLFIGWMAHFALHQTFALWRFHTVHHADNNVDATTGLRHHPVESIIRGVFFLLATVVAGAPVYSLMIYQTILVFFVAFTHANISLPHKVDNALSYFFVSPNMHKVHHHWQQPYTDSNYGAVLSIWDRLFGTYRELEPSQLKYGLDRYYPNEHDENFMQLLKRPFGKMKT encoded by the coding sequence ATGGAAAACGTGCTTGACTATTTTAAAACACTTGAACAACACCCCGTACAACGCCTGCTGTTTTTGGTAGGCGGCTTGCTTTTCTTCTGGATACTTGAAGGCGCCGTTCCGCTGTTGGAGCCGCATTACAAAAAGAACAAAACCCGCCACGCGGTGGTTAACTTCTCCTTTACGGTCATGCATCTTGTTATTCAAACCGGCATTGCGGTTTTGATCGTGTTGCTGGCCGATTGGTGCCAACGTCAAAACATTGGCCTGGTGCATTGGGTACACGCAAATCTGCTGATGACCATCGTGCTTTCGTTTTTTGTTTATGATCTTTTCATCGGCTGGATGGCGCATTTTGCGTTGCACCAAACCTTTGCGCTGTGGCGCTTTCACACGGTGCACCACGCCGATAACAACGTGGATGCAACAACGGGCCTTCGGCATCACCCGGTGGAAAGCATCATTCGCGGTGTCTTCTTTTTACTGGCAACGGTGGTTGCCGGCGCACCGGTTTACTCGCTGATGATTTACCAAACCATCCTCGTTTTTTTCGTTGCGTTTACACACGCCAACATTAGCCTGCCACACAAAGTTGATAATGCGCTTAGTTACTTCTTTGTGTCGCCCAACATGCACAAGGTTCATCACCACTGGCAGCAACCATATACTGATAGCAATTACGGCGCGGTGCTTTCCATTTGGGATCGTTTGTTTGGTACTTACCGCGAACTGGAACCTTCTCAACTGAAGTACGGCCTCGATAGATATTATCCAAACGAACACGACGAAAATTTTATGCAATTATTGAAGCGGCCATTTGGAAAAATGAAGACCTGA
- a CDS encoding DUF3078 domain-containing protein: protein MKVFLPAIMFCLFAQFSFAQDQTVKGLKDESAKTIKKDEKDTANITWRKGGLYSLNLAQGSLSNWAAGGDEFSLSVTSYLNLFSFYKKDRHSWDNTLDFSFGYLKTTSLGARKNDDRLDFLSKYGYSIAKHWNLSALFNFRSQLARGYTYPANVRTFSSAFLSPAYVLLSLGVDYKPGPNFSFFISPVTSRWIIVKNDSLSAKGLYGVKPGEHSAEEFGAFASANYIKDINKSVQYRGRLDLFSNYKHNPQNVDLFMTNVFSVKLSKLLAATWNIDLIYDDDVRLFGKNAHSPALQIKSLIGVGLQAKF from the coding sequence ATGAAAGTTTTTCTTCCGGCAATAATGTTTTGCCTTTTTGCGCAATTTTCTTTTGCGCAAGACCAAACCGTAAAAGGACTCAAAGACGAATCGGCCAAAACCATCAAAAAAGACGAAAAAGATACGGCCAACATTACCTGGCGAAAAGGAGGTTTGTACAGCCTTAACCTGGCGCAGGGTTCCTTGAGCAATTGGGCCGCCGGCGGCGATGAGTTTTCGTTGTCGGTTACATCGTATTTAAACCTGTTTAGCTTTTACAAAAAAGACCGGCACAGTTGGGACAACACGCTTGACTTCAGTTTCGGTTACCTGAAAACAACCAGTCTTGGCGCAAGAAAAAACGACGACCGGCTCGACTTTCTTTCGAAATACGGATATTCAATTGCCAAACACTGGAACCTTTCGGCGCTTTTTAATTTCCGTTCGCAACTGGCAAGAGGTTATACTTATCCCGCTAACGTTCGCACGTTTTCATCGGCCTTTCTTTCGCCGGCTTACGTGCTGCTTAGCCTTGGCGTTGATTACAAGCCCGGACCGAATTTTTCTTTTTTCATCTCACCGGTTACCAGCCGTTGGATCATTGTAAAGAACGATTCGCTTTCTGCGAAAGGTTTGTACGGCGTGAAACCCGGAGAACACAGCGCAGAAGAGTTCGGAGCCTTTGCCAGCGCCAATTACATTAAAGACATTAACAAGAGCGTTCAGTATCGCGGACGCCTTGATCTGTTTTCAAACTACAAACACAACCCACAGAACGTAGACTTGTTTATGACCAACGTGTTCTCGGTAAAGCTTTCAAAACTTTTGGCCGCCACCTGGAACATTGATTTAATTTACGACGATGATGTGCGCTTGTTTGGAAAGAACGCACATTCGCCGGCGCTGCAAATTAAGTCGTTGATTGGCGTGGGCCTGCAGGCAAAATTTTAA
- a CDS encoding mandelate racemase/muconate lactonizing enzyme family protein → MTSHIPYFAPLSFTINSFIMQGSIIQSVEIYKLFIPLKEPFVISLGPINNVQNVVVILRTADGCAGYGECSPYMTINGESVDTCFIVGQYFAQVLKGKNALDIAGCIEAMDKTIYANSSIKSAFDIALHDIAAQHSGVPLYKFLGGEKNKILETDMTVSIGDPQKMKDDAIKFKAQGFPAIKVKLGGKKEDDVERIKAIREGIGMEHPLRIDANQGWRTPDYAIEVLKALSEFNVEHCEEPISRHRFMELNKVSLSSLIPIMADESCGDEWDAERLIQLKACQMFNIKLGKSSGFYKGKKIAELGAAAGMHMQVGGFMESRLGMTAAAHLALSNDHIVHCDFDTPLMFTEDPVIGGIKYLDKGVIDVPDVPGLGAVIDDTYLKKAESWSL, encoded by the coding sequence TTGACGTCTCACATTCCTTACTTTGCACCGCTTTCTTTCACCATTAATTCATTCATCATGCAAGGCAGCATCATTCAGTCCGTAGAAATTTACAAGCTTTTTATTCCGCTGAAAGAACCTTTTGTTATTTCCCTTGGACCCATCAACAACGTGCAAAACGTGGTTGTCATTCTTCGCACGGCAGACGGCTGCGCAGGCTACGGCGAATGCAGTCCGTACATGACTATCAACGGCGAAAGCGTGGACACCTGCTTTATCGTGGGACAATACTTTGCGCAGGTGCTTAAAGGGAAAAATGCGCTGGACATTGCGGGCTGCATCGAAGCGATGGACAAAACCATTTACGCCAACAGCAGCATTAAAAGTGCTTTTGATATTGCCTTGCATGACATTGCCGCACAACACAGCGGCGTGCCGCTGTACAAGTTTTTAGGCGGTGAAAAAAACAAAATTTTGGAAACCGACATGACCGTAAGCATCGGCGATCCGCAAAAGATGAAAGACGACGCCATAAAGTTTAAAGCGCAAGGTTTTCCGGCCATTAAAGTGAAACTGGGCGGGAAAAAAGAAGACGACGTTGAACGCATCAAAGCCATTCGAGAAGGCATTGGCATGGAGCATCCGCTGCGCATTGACGCCAACCAGGGATGGCGCACGCCGGATTATGCCATTGAGGTTTTGAAAGCTTTGAGTGAATTCAATGTTGAGCATTGCGAAGAACCCATTTCGCGGCACCGCTTTATGGAGTTGAACAAAGTGTCCTTGTCTTCGCTTATTCCCATCATGGCCGATGAAAGTTGCGGCGATGAATGGGATGCCGAGCGTTTGATACAACTGAAGGCCTGCCAGATGTTCAACATAAAGCTGGGGAAGAGCAGCGGTTTTTACAAAGGGAAAAAGATTGCGGAACTTGGCGCGGCAGCCGGAATGCACATGCAGGTGGGTGGCTTTATGGAATCGCGCCTGGGCATGACGGCTGCGGCGCATTTGGCCCTGAGCAACGACCACATTGTGCATTGCGATTTTGATACGCCGCTCATGTTTACCGAAGACCCTGTGATTGGCGGAATAAAATATTTGGACAAAGGCGTGATTGACGTTCCGGATGTTCCCGGCCTCGGCGCAGTGATAGACGATACTTATTTAAAGAAAGCCGAGAGTTGGAGTTTGTAA